From the Chanodichthys erythropterus isolate Z2021 chromosome 9, ASM2448905v1, whole genome shotgun sequence genome, the window taataataataataaatgtaggGGCCTTGGGCATTGCTTACTTACTGTATAGTAAGAGGTAGACAGCTAGCAGACGTAAAGAGCCCACTACATATAACCGCTAACAAAATGAATAAATCTGGTTTATAGGTTTATTTTCTATTAATTTAGACGCTGTAATTTTAAAGACAACTTATAAAGAGTTAAATTAGTTTATATTTTCATGCATGTGAATTTTCGAGCACCAGAGGTGTGGTCCATCTGATAAAATGAGTTTCTTCtcttgcatatatatatatatatatatatattacacacacacacaccttaaagggttagttcacccaaaaattattatttttttttatcattaattactcacccttatgtcgttccaaacccgtaagaccttcactCAGCTTCAGGacaaaaaataagatatttttgatgaaattcgagtttttttttaaatcctcaaTAGAGAGTAActaaattaccacattcaaggtccagaaagctactaaagacattattaaaacagtcatgtgactgcagtggttcaaccttaatgttataaagcgatgagaatactttatgtgcgcaaaaacaaaacaaaaataacttgatTCAACAAATGtgtctctcccctgtcattctcctacgctaTTTACGTTGCACGCTTCCAGGTATCTACGACAGAACGCCGACTCACTATTGGCTGATGCCTGGTCACATGAGCAGCACGTGTGATGCTAACGCAGGAGCCAGCTGATACtgaaggctgatttatacttctgtgcAGTAGGCTATgcatctgttttcatttatacttctgcgttgTTGTCTGTGTCGACGTAGATGCAGACCGCTAGCAGGCAGTGTCTGCGGTAATGTTGAGTATCAAGGCAAAAgccgaagaagaagcagctcGTCATGTACATCAGCAGTGATGGCGGCACATAGACAACgacttttgttgcagtttgacggcatgttttttcattcctatggaagctGAAAACGCTCGCTTTTGTCCACATGCTCTGCGCCATTTTTTTGACCTGTGGGAGGGGTTTTAacagaccaatcacagcgcttgcGGTCCGCATAGAATTGACAcgttgttacatttttgtaGAGGTGCACGTCAGGCTACGGCGTAGGCTACACATGCTACAAACAGCCTACGCCGTAGCTACGGTGTACactcgacgcagaagtataaatcagccttgaGGATTTAAACATGGAAGCGCTGAACTGCGTACGAGACTGACAGGGGagagatgaatttgttgaataaagtcgttattttttgtttttgcacacaaaatgtattctcgtcacttcataacattaaagggttagttcacccaaaaataaaaattctgtcattaattaccctcatgtcgttccacacccgtaagaccttcattcatcttcagaacacaagttaagatatttttgataaaatccgatggctcagtgagccttgcattgccagcaagataattcacactttcagatgcccagaaagctactaaagacgtatttaaaacagttcatgtgactacagtgattcaaccttaatgttatgaagcgattaaaatactttatgtgcgcaaaaaaaaaacaaaataacgcctttattcaacaatatctagtgatgggtgatttcaaaacacttcttcatgaagctttgaagctttaccaatcttttgtttcgaatctgattcagagcgtgtatcaaactgccaaagtcatatGATTTCAgaaaacgaggctttgttatgtcATAACAAAGcctcatgaagcagtgttttgtgctagatattgttgaataaagtcattattttgttttttttgcgcacaaagtattttaatcgcttcataacattaaggttgaaccactgtagtcacatgaactgttttaaatacatctttagcagctttctgggcatctgaactttcaatgcaggcctcactgagccattggatttcatcaaaaatatcttaatttgtgttctgaagatgtacgaaggtcttacaggtttggaacgacgtgagggtgagtaattaataacagaattttcatttttgggtgaactaaccctttagtttaatttgatacatttattcGCCACAAACAAATTCTGTTATTCAATTTCCGAGCAAGATCTTCAGTGCATTATCTAATATTGTGTGTATTATGTTTTAATGAATGACGACATGATTTGTGTATGTTTTTTAGAATCTTGCATGAATTTGCACTGTTTTAAAGCGTGAAGAGGTCGTGGGACAAAGGGAACAGAATATGCCTTTCCTCCACGGCTTCAGGAGGATCGTGTACGAGTACCAGCCGCTGGTGGATGCTGTGATGTGCGTCCTGGGAACAGAAGGAGGAGAAAACCAGCGCAGGTCAGCATCACGACTGCAGACAGCAGACGATGACAGTATGCACTGCATTTTGATATGTTGCGTTTCACAGGCGAGATGATGAAGAAAGCATCTCACGGGCTCTTGCTGAGCTTCTGGATAGAGAGTCCCAGTCTCCCGTCTTCACGCAGGGAATCAGTTACTCCCTGTTTCGAGTGGCTGATCTGGGGTTGGTCAGCGCAGCAAAGGTGCTCTTGCGTTACGGAGCTGATCTCAACTTTGAAGGTACCGAGATGTTGAGACGACATCATCGTGATTTTGTGATTCTGGATTTCATGATCATCTCAAAACTTGTTCTTGTTGTTCCAGACCCTGTGTCTTACTACAACCCCTTACACATCGCAGTGTTGAGGAACAAGCCAGACATGGTGCAGATGTTGATTACTCACGGAGCTGAAATCGACAAGAGGGACAGGGTGAGAACATGTGTCTTATAAAGTAGCATTTACCGTTATATTAATGCAATGATGCTTTATTTTCTGCAATAGATTCATGAAAGCAGCCCTCTTGACCTGGCCAGCGAGGAGGCGGATAAGCTGCAGTGTTTGCGTGTGCTTCTGGACTTGGGTGCTGATGTGAATGCCAAAGACAAGAATGGTATTTTATGTAAATCATCTTGTGAAATAGAATGTTTGTGGTTTCTTAATGTATTCTCTGTGTTTATTGTGTTGCACATGCTTGTGCTTTTGCAGGGAAAACTGCTCTGCTTCATGCTCTGGCCAGCAGTGATGGACTCACGGTCAATAATGTGGACAATATAGAGATGCTTCTGCAAAGAGGTGCTTCACTGGACACTTAAAACATCACTTCTGACATTTTCATTAATAGATGTTTTAAAATCTCTAAAATATGAGAGATTTTATATAGTTGTTATTGTAATGTTGAAACAGtacaattacaatttaaaataacttgtattcaaatatattgtaaaatgtaatttattcctgtgatcaaagctgaattttctgcatcattactccagtcttcagagtcacatgatccttcagaaatcattctaatatgatgatttgctgcttgtTACGACCCAGATTAGGGACCAACATAAGAAGCCGTTCAAAAGAAGTTATAAACGAGATTCGCAATGGCCAGGGCAAAAAGAGATCACATTTATTGGCAGTAAAAGTATCAAAACTATaacaaacaaaggaaaaaacaaaacaacaaataaacataCAAAACTTAAATCAGGACTGGTGAGCTAACTAATCTAAACTAAAACTCAGAGTTAAACTTTCCTTACTCCCAaggaaaaataacaaacagaATCTTCCGGGTCAGCTTACTTACCTATACTTCCCCGCTAACCTAATATAGCTAAACAAACAAATCTCACCATCctgtacaaaaacaaagaaaacaaactcCAAAACCACCAACAACAGGTTTCTTGAGGTAGGCCCAAGTGGAGTGCCACCAACAGCTCTTAAAAAGGCAAAAGCCACAGGTGTTGAAAATAATCAGGCTCTGCCCCCATCCAATTGGCAACTGTGCTCAGAaaggacaaaaaacaaaaagagcaGGGGCTCGTAACActgctcaagaagcatttctgattgtcattgttgaaaacatgctgcttagtatttttgtggaaatcgtgatatatatatatataggtttatAAGTTTAGGTTTATAATATGTATATTGTAGgtatattatatgtattatataataattatattatatacatatatatatacacatgtacaaatataaaatgataaaaatataaaacacaaatataaaattaataaaattattacaaaaattAAGTTATAGTTTATAACATAACATTTTGTATTCAaatcatatttatgttttaggtaatatttcacttaaatataaatataaaatatattattttgaggtgaaatatgacctaTATGTATATTATAGGTCATACTtcacaaagaaaaaagaaaaaaaagttatataaaaaaacacatatatatatatatatatgtatgtgtgtgtgtgtgtgcatgtgtatatatatgtatgtttatttatttatttatttatattgtggTGAAATATTACCCTAAATATTAATTGTaatgcaaaatgcaaaataaaataattttatattatatatattatatattatattataaattattttattttgaggtgaaatatgacctataatatacatattatatcgttatattaattaaaatataaatatgatttgaatatatatgcatgagtgtgtatgtgtgtgtatatatatatatatatatatatatatatatatatatatatatatatatatatatatatattacacaaaatattaaaaaatattaagcagcacgactgttttcaacaatgacaataataaatgtgtcttgatatatattttattttgagttgaaatatgacctataatatacatattatatacagtataattgacttgcctaatatatatatatatatatatatatatatatatatatatatatatatatatatatatatatatatatatatattaggcaagtcaattatactgtatttattgagtataatttttattttttttattattttttgtgtattattttaatagccattttttacatttaagaaaaaaaggaaaCCACTTATTCTTAGGTCTTGTTGAGTTGTTAAAGACTAACATCTGTCCCGTGCAGGTGCAGATGTGAACACCACCACTCATGACGGCGAGACCCCCATGTCCTCTCTGATCTTCCTGGTGAAGGAGGCTCTGGACAGCAGCACAGAGGATGCGAAGGAGATCGGGAATTTCTGTACCCGCGTGGCACATCTTCTGATCAGCCACGGTGCCGATCCCAGCTGCTGCCTGAACGCCGCCGACGGGGAAGAGTGGGAACATTCACTAACCTACACGATTCTGGAGAACTTCGACTTGCTATTTCCCCTGACCGCCCTTCTACTCCAGCACGGCGCTTCCTTCGTCTGCTCTCACCACAGCGCCTCCTACTGGACGGGTCAACAGTTGATATTCACGCGTCTCGCCGAAGCTCTCCGTGAGCCTTTAGGTGCCGCAGAGGTGGCTGATGTTTTAGCCAAAGCTGAAGTGCTGTTGGATCTGGCCAGGATCTGCTCTCCAGTCGTTCCTCCTCTCTTCCCCCGCTCACAACTGCCCGTTCTGGACCAGGTCTCTACCCATCAGCCCCTGCTTGAGCTCTACAGCAAACTAGAGGACCAAGAGAGCCGGCCGCTGCCACTGAGATGCCTTTGCAGGAGATTGATCCGCCGCTGTCTTCAGCCCTGGCCCTTTGAGGAGAAGGTGAAAGCCCTGCCACTGCCGGACAGACTGAaggagctgctgctcccggagAACAGCTGGACCGACAGACCCGGCTGGGACAGTTTCAAACCTCGACGTTCTCCACGCTGAGAGACGGATCAACACGGACTGTGTGAGTGTGGTTGTAAATATGGACCCTTAAATGACCTCTGCATTCAGATAAAAGTGATGCAGTGCTTGTTTCATCTGATCAGCATGCAGAAATATCATTTGTCTGTTGATCTGAGAGTGGAAACTAACACAAATATGTATATAAGTGTCATTCAATTGTGCCAAAATGCCAGTAACCTCACTGTATTACACATTACCAGGCAATTTTCTTTCATTATGAAAAGTGATAATTGTTTACAGTTGAATCTTTAATATTATGTGGCATTACTGCCGTATGTGCATTGTATTTCTGTGTGTCTGTTTTAAAGCTGATTTGTAAGTGATTCGGAGTTGCTAATTGCAATCGGTCTCCATTTTTCACATTATCATTTTTATGGTATACTTAATGTGCCTTAACAAGATCAAAGTTGTTGCTGGAGTGTTGAAGAAATGTTTGACTTGCATTGCAATGTAGTTTGAAGTTGTTTTGTCTTGTTGTATGTCTTTATGAGGCTGTAAGTTGATGTCATCTTGATTTTGGAGTATCAAACCACACTTAAAGGAATTAAATACTTTTGGATCTCAAAATAATACTTTCATGGAGACTCTTTAATTAAACGGTGATGGTTGGTACATGTGTGGATGATAAAATCTAGATTATTATGGGAATTTTGGGAACATAAATTAGTTTATAAAGCTAAAATGAGCAACTTAACATAATGACCATGACTATAACATGCGTTTACGCCCACATACAGACAGTCAAGAAACCGAAGAGAAACAGCTTGAGCCCCTGcctatggcaagccgttttgacttttattcacatctcaggataggaattcttgatatcaactattcagttgttgatatcaggaattacatttccactagtaccAATGTTAATGatttcttgatatcaacatttgaatttccactagtaaaaactagaattcttgatatctgtaattgtattttcactagtgaaatgtcaccataggctgccattcataTTCAGTTGTTGATATCGAGAATCgatttcttactagttgaaattccaattttacatatcagaaatacaattcttactagtaaaaattgaaatttttgatatcaataattacattgctactagtaaaatgcacatttttgatATCTAGAATtcaattgtcactagttgaaatgtcagttcttgatatcaacaattgaattgctactagtaaaaatttcatttttgatatctgaaaatgtatttctgatatcaatataatttcagatatctaaaatggctttcttactagtaacaatcgcatgatatcatgatatcagaaactaacattgtcactagtgacaatcaaattattgatatcaaaaatgaacattgttactagtagcaattcaattgttgatatcaaaaaattaaatttcaactagtgacaactaaattattgatatcaaaaattatgatttttactagtaagaattgtatttttgatatgtgaaattggaatttcaactagtaagaaatcaattctctatatcaacaactgaatatgaatggcagcctatggtgatatttcactagtgaaattacaattacagatatcaagaattctagtttttatagtggaaattcaaatgttgatatcaagaatacaTATTTCTGTGAGtgatgatatcaagaattaacatttttactagtggaaatgttaattcttgatatcaacaattgtcattgttactagtagaaatgtaattcctgatatcaagaattagcattttaactagtgaaaactgaattgttgatatcaagaattcatatcctgagaatgaataaaagtcaaaacggcttgccataccTGCCCCTTTAATCgcaaaagtgaaagtgccctttgcggTGGCATCGCGGTGCCCCCTCGTTCCCATTTCTCCCatatatatgttaaatattttatgttttaaactgGTATATAATAAATTGAGCTCCCTCTTACCGTTAATTGAGGCGACGGTTGTAAcggtttatttttaaatcttcaGCTTACAGAGACGATAGTAAGAGTATTAttaaagtaaatatatttaaatgtctgtcTTTATTCAGATGTCTATTTCTTTGGTTGTATTGTTACAAAACTGAGTAAAACAGTATTTAATTGTTCAATAATTGTAATTATTCATAACACTACCTAATACTCAATATGTCAACTGAAGCGAGTGACGCACTTGAGGTAACGTTAACGTTAGTCAGATTGTGAAATGTAATCGCGAAATGTTTCCATTTTTACGTGTTTTAAATTTTACTATGTTGTATTGAgctttgttatttttttcaaaatatatttttaatacgttaaaaaaaaaaaaacgttcccTTGACTTTGGTGTAAAGCATAGAGTTGTAAACAAATGGTGTAACGTTAGTGGAGAGTTCATAGGCAGTTCAACTTTTGCCAGGTAACGTTAACTGCCTCACCgctttttgaaacatctcgcGGCACGGGGATGTATACAAAAGTAGCATCTGTAACTTAGTTGTTTAGCATTTCGTTCGTTTGTGTTAAATAAGTGATCTggcgctgggatgtgttgtttttgaaatcatgccAAGTGTTCGTTACCCTGTTATCAGTGGCGCAACAGTGTTCTCTTTGAgtggttgccaggttttcacaacaaaacctccAATTGCTTTTCAAAACTAAAACTCGCGTTCCAAGGGGTAAAATCCGTGTTTTTGGTGTGGTTCCCCTGAtaaaattcgcattccaggggctaaatatcatgtttcaTGAAATATGTGCATTTATTGTTGTATAAACTCCACACAACCATGTTACCGTTATTACCATGACATCTCGGTGACTCTAGAGGGCGCTGAGGTCCGGTGTGGTTTAACTGGTCTGTTACTACTCAGATAGCACGGTGCTTTCCATAGATAAACTACACCCGGATCCACGTATTGGCAACTACCATATTAAACATGAGGTCAATTAATTTTTTGTATAATACAATACACATTCCTATCCCActcactttttaaaacaaagttacacCACTGTATATCTCATGTACAGTGAATGCATAGTGATATTTTtgatacaattaaaaaaaaaaacaattgtttaatttagatgtttatttaatatacttatattctaaaatcacacaaataagggttttaaactttttaaaatgtaatgcagTAGATATGTTGTACATTTCAGTATCAGGGTTGTAAAATTTGCAAACCCACATAGGAAATTGATAGAAAATAAAACAGCTTATATAGAATTTATTTGACTTCCTGTGGTTAACATTTTCAAACCTTTTGAAAGCCATGGAGGTCCAGGCAGAGAGACGGAGAACAGCATCTCCAGAACCCAGTTGGGTGTCTATGAAGAGTTCAGACTCCATGTATCAACCTCCTGAATTCAGTGATGGATCGGTGCCCTTTGACCCCAGGTAAGACTAGGCACTGATTCTATAAATTGTTGCATTGTGCAGGTCAAAAAGGACCTAAGTGAATATGTTTACATTTCCtttgctgatttttatttttagagagcaaattacagcaacacctccagAACCCagttgtgtgtgtatgaagaGTACAATCTCAATGTATCAACCTCTTCATTTCAGTGATGAATTGATATCCTTTCACCCCAGGTAAGACT encodes:
- the asb6 gene encoding ankyrin repeat and SOCS box protein 6 isoform X1; this encodes MWEELHPVLQWREEVVGQREQNMPFLHGFRRIVYEYQPLVDAVMCVLGTEGGENQRRRDDEESISRALAELLDRESQSPVFTQGISYSLFRVADLGLVSAAKVLLRYGADLNFEDPVSYYNPLHIAVLRNKPDMVQMLITHGAEIDKRDRIHESSPLDLASEEADKLQCLRVLLDLGADVNAKDKNGKTALLHALASSDGLTVNNVDNIEMLLQRGADVNTTTHDGETPMSSLIFLVKEALDSSTEDAKEIGNFCTRVAHLLISHGADPSCCLNAADGEEWEHSLTYTILENFDLLFPLTALLLQHGASFVCSHHSASYWTGQQLIFTRLAEALREPLGAAEVADVLAKAEVLLDLARICSPVVPPLFPRSQLPVLDQVSTHQPLLELYSKLEDQESRPLPLRCLCRRLIRRCLQPWPFEEKVKALPLPDRLKELLLPENSWTDRPGWDSFKPRRSPR
- the asb6 gene encoding ankyrin repeat and SOCS box protein 6 isoform X2, which codes for MPFLHGFRRIVYEYQPLVDAVMCVLGTEGGENQRRRDDEESISRALAELLDRESQSPVFTQGISYSLFRVADLGLVSAAKVLLRYGADLNFEDPVSYYNPLHIAVLRNKPDMVQMLITHGAEIDKRDRIHESSPLDLASEEADKLQCLRVLLDLGADVNAKDKNGKTALLHALASSDGLTVNNVDNIEMLLQRGADVNTTTHDGETPMSSLIFLVKEALDSSTEDAKEIGNFCTRVAHLLISHGADPSCCLNAADGEEWEHSLTYTILENFDLLFPLTALLLQHGASFVCSHHSASYWTGQQLIFTRLAEALREPLGAAEVADVLAKAEVLLDLARICSPVVPPLFPRSQLPVLDQVSTHQPLLELYSKLEDQESRPLPLRCLCRRLIRRCLQPWPFEEKVKALPLPDRLKELLLPENSWTDRPGWDSFKPRRSPR